The following coding sequences lie in one Paroedura picta isolate Pp20150507F chromosome 10, Ppicta_v3.0, whole genome shotgun sequence genomic window:
- the LOC143819910 gene encoding uncharacterized protein LOC143819910, with protein MKSIMVQRKRMGKSQTGPPPEIWETNLSQRGKKPSSEWSKWELLAICGAVFILLYILLCYENFHFHVAHMYAHLGYPNAQHIVGQRYLKGAGVQKNEEKAMRWFSQAAERGHPHSSFNLAVGRLKNMTGGLEEGEVEKLLRRAASHGLQEAQNLLENIKNRDQP; from the exons ATGAAATCCATCATGGTGCAGCGGAAACGAATGGGAAAGAGCCAAACAGGTCCTCCTCCTGAGATCTGGGAGACAAATCTATCCCAGAGGGGTAAGAAGCCTTCTTCTGAGTGGAGTAAATGGGAG CTGTTGGCTATTTGTGGGGCTGTTTTTATCCTGCTGTACATCTTGCTGTGTTACGAAAACTTCCATTTCCACGTGGCTCACATGTACGCTCACCTAGGGTATCCCAATGCCCAGCATATTGTGGGACAGAGATATTTAAAAG GAGCTGGAGTGCAAAAGAATGAAGAAAAAGCTATGCGGTGGTTCAG TCAAGCTGCAGAGCGTGGCCACCCTCATTCCTCTTTTAATTTGGCTGTTGGAAGACTGAAGAATATGACAGGGGGGCTTGAAGAAGG GGAAGTCGAAAAACTTCTCAGGAGAGCCGCTAGTCACGGACTCCAAGAAGCCCAGAatctcctggagaacatcaaGAACAGGGACCAGCCCTGA